A region from the Spirochaeta thermophila DSM 6192 genome encodes:
- a CDS encoding response regulator, protein MTQGTEKKHRILIVDDTPPNIQLLGSILQEHYIVSFAESGPEALSRLEKTPFDLILLDIMMPEMDGFEVCRRVRSNPKTKDIPIIFLSAKADRESVMKGLELGGQDYVVKPYDPRELLKRVQTQLSLREQQKKIEELSQKARPAAIPLTKLTGLEFLTRKQFYEKLMFLTIHENLSSRLNLVRDTPLLTENDPALSLAEIEKILLLTRNHLSKNKDGLLKAGMEEARELMTAFSKAELQKHLVIIREALKQHNVISNGLFFVKTYFETLKDHVSHTEDGTDRPVSDMVASVLEEVLPLLPETVTVTTATPPVQDPSPLSRDHLFLILAHGLLTAAESILSGEGEGDVSFSAYAHGGILYLEISDTGTGLKVQERRRLLRAFEEEDLGVGILALGLATVKELVETQYKGTFRIEETEAGTKTSVHIPLRMVQ, encoded by the coding sequence ATGACACAGGGGACAGAGAAAAAACACCGGATCCTCATCGTGGACGACACACCTCCCAACATACAGCTGCTGGGCAGTATCCTCCAGGAACACTACATCGTCTCCTTCGCGGAGAGCGGCCCGGAGGCCCTCTCCCGGCTGGAGAAGACCCCCTTCGATCTCATCCTCCTCGACATCATGATGCCTGAAATGGATGGATTTGAGGTGTGCCGCCGGGTGAGGAGCAATCCAAAGACGAAAGATATACCCATCATCTTCCTCTCGGCAAAGGCCGACAGGGAGAGCGTGATGAAAGGACTCGAACTCGGCGGTCAGGACTATGTTGTCAAACCCTACGACCCCCGGGAACTCCTCAAGAGGGTCCAGACCCAGCTTTCCCTGAGGGAACAGCAGAAGAAGATCGAAGAGCTCTCGCAGAAGGCCCGACCGGCCGCCATCCCCCTCACCAAGCTCACCGGACTCGAGTTCCTCACCCGAAAACAGTTCTACGAGAAACTCATGTTCCTCACCATCCACGAGAACCTCTCCTCCCGGCTGAACCTCGTGCGCGACACCCCCCTCCTCACCGAGAACGATCCCGCCCTCTCCCTCGCCGAGATCGAAAAGATCCTCCTCCTCACCCGAAATCACCTCTCCAAGAACAAGGACGGGCTCCTCAAGGCAGGTATGGAAGAAGCGAGAGAGCTCATGACGGCATTCTCGAAGGCAGAACTCCAGAAACACCTCGTCATCATACGAGAGGCCCTCAAGCAGCACAACGTCATAAGCAACGGGCTCTTCTTCGTGAAGACCTACTTCGAGACACTGAAGGATCACGTGAGCCACACGGAAGACGGGACAGACCGACCGGTGAGCGACATGGTCGCCTCCGTCCTCGAGGAGGTCCTCCCCCTCCTTCCCGAGACCGTGACCGTGACGACCGCCACCCCTCCCGTGCAGGATCCCTCCCCCCTGAGCCGTGACCACCTCTTCCTCATCCTGGCTCACGGTCTCCTCACCGCCGCCGAGAGCATCCTGAGCGGAGAGGGGGAAGGAGACGTGTCCTTCTCGGCTTACGCCCACGGGGGTATACTCTACCTCGAGATCAGCGATACCGGCACGGGGCTCAAGGTGCAAGAACGGAGGCGACTCCTGAGGGCTTTCGAGGAGGAGGATCTGGGAGTCGGGATCCTCGCCCTTGGTCTCGCCACAGTGAAGGAACTCGTGGAGACTCAATACAAGGGGACGTTCCGCATCGAGGAAACCGAGGCAGGGACCAAGACCTCTGTTCACATCCCGCTTCGCATGGTACAATGA
- the speA gene encoding biosynthetic arginine decarboxylase, protein MARKEIKAWTIKDSDEYYGISRWGGDFFGISESGEVTVKLSTPERKTEEVSLYEIAQKVVQGGLSFPVLLRFRDILRAKIHELNNAFLSAIKESGYRGTYRGVFPIKVNQQQQVIEDIVEIGRPFHYGLEAGSKAELFIALSHLRDKESLLVCNGYKDREFIDLALYGTKLGHKVVLVIERLSEIRTIIERSRALGILPFLGIRVKLSSTTPGKWSESSGDQSIFGLTSHQVVSAVKILKEEGMLDRLVLLHYHLGSQIPDIRHIRSAVKEAARYYAALYKEGATMGHLDIGGGLAVDYDGSQTNFHSSRNYTLKEYATDVVEEVMEILDPEGIPHPTLVSESGRFVVAYSSVLLFNVLDSSSLTVAPDQLSVPEECSPTLKELIDIYNSISVKNVQEAFHDIIYYRDLIRSQFIMGDIPLWERGLAELYFWNGIEKLVKVAKQLKYVPEEIEEAEASLAHIYYGNFSVFQSLPDAWAIDQLFPIVPIHRLNEQPEIPAIIADTTCDSDGKIDTFIDIYDTRPYLLLHPLKDEDYIIGIFLVGAYQETLGDLHNLFGDTHIVNVALDEDGEIVFVNEVEGDTVEDILSYVEYIPKAILHRLKRKVEQALKEKKIGLPEKKAIMEAFEEGMRGYTYFE, encoded by the coding sequence ATGGCACGCAAGGAGATAAAGGCCTGGACCATAAAGGACTCTGACGAATACTACGGGATAAGCAGATGGGGAGGCGACTTCTTCGGCATCTCCGAATCCGGCGAGGTCACGGTGAAGCTCTCCACCCCCGAGCGGAAGACAGAGGAGGTGAGCCTCTACGAGATCGCCCAGAAGGTGGTACAGGGCGGGCTCTCGTTCCCGGTCCTCCTCAGATTCAGGGACATCCTCAGGGCGAAGATCCACGAACTCAACAACGCCTTCCTCTCCGCCATCAAGGAGAGCGGCTATCGGGGAACTTATCGGGGCGTCTTCCCCATAAAGGTGAATCAGCAGCAACAGGTCATAGAGGACATAGTGGAGATAGGTCGTCCCTTCCACTACGGACTCGAAGCCGGCAGCAAGGCGGAACTCTTCATCGCCCTGTCCCACCTCCGCGACAAGGAGAGTCTGCTCGTGTGCAACGGCTACAAGGACAGGGAGTTCATCGACCTTGCCCTCTACGGCACCAAGCTCGGCCACAAGGTGGTGCTGGTGATCGAGCGCCTCTCCGAGATCCGGACAATCATCGAGCGCTCCCGCGCGCTGGGTATCCTTCCGTTCCTGGGCATCAGGGTGAAACTCTCCTCGACCACCCCGGGCAAGTGGTCGGAGAGTTCAGGAGACCAATCCATCTTCGGCCTCACCTCGCACCAGGTCGTCTCCGCGGTAAAGATCCTCAAGGAAGAGGGGATGCTCGACCGCCTCGTCCTCCTCCACTACCACCTCGGCTCGCAGATCCCCGACATCAGGCACATCCGCTCCGCGGTGAAGGAAGCGGCCAGGTACTACGCAGCCCTCTACAAGGAGGGGGCGACGATGGGACACCTGGATATCGGAGGGGGCCTCGCGGTGGACTACGACGGCTCGCAGACCAACTTCCACTCGAGCCGGAACTACACCCTCAAGGAGTACGCCACCGACGTGGTGGAAGAGGTGATGGAAATACTCGACCCCGAGGGAATCCCTCACCCCACCCTGGTGAGCGAATCCGGACGATTCGTGGTGGCGTATTCGAGCGTCCTCCTGTTCAACGTCCTGGACTCCTCGAGTCTCACCGTTGCTCCGGACCAGCTCTCCGTCCCCGAGGAGTGCTCGCCCACGCTCAAGGAACTCATCGATATCTACAATTCCATATCGGTGAAGAACGTACAGGAGGCCTTCCACGACATCATCTACTACCGCGATCTCATCCGCTCCCAGTTCATCATGGGCGACATCCCTCTCTGGGAACGAGGTCTGGCCGAGCTCTATTTCTGGAACGGCATAGAAAAGCTGGTGAAAGTGGCGAAGCAGCTCAAGTATGTACCGGAAGAGATAGAAGAGGCCGAGGCGAGCCTCGCTCACATCTACTACGGCAACTTCAGCGTCTTCCAGTCGCTCCCCGATGCGTGGGCCATCGATCAGCTCTTCCCCATCGTCCCCATCCACAGGCTCAACGAGCAGCCGGAGATCCCTGCCATCATCGCCGATACCACCTGTGACTCGGACGGAAAGATAGACACCTTCATCGACATCTACGACACCCGCCCCTACCTCCTCCTCCATCCCCTGAAAGACGAGGACTACATCATCGGTATCTTCCTCGTGGGAGCCTACCAGGAGACATTGGGAGACCTCCACAACCTCTTCGGTGACACCCACATAGTGAACGTTGCCCTGGACGAGGACGGCGAGATCGTCTTCGTGAACGAGGTGGAGGGCGACACCGTGGAGGACATCCTCAGCTACGTGGAGTACATCCCCAAGGCCATCCTCCACCGCCTCAAACGCAAGGTGGAACAGGCCCTCAAGGAGAAGAAGATCGGCCTCCCGGAGAAAAAGGCCATCATGGAGGCCTTCGAGGAAGGCATGCGCGGATACACCTATTTCGAGTGA
- a CDS encoding chromate transporter, with protein sequence MSEVWGLFVSFFKIGAFAFGGGYAMIPLIASEVEGHGWLSARVFADVVAIAEMTPGPVAINMATFVGFRVAGVPGALVATVGVVLPSFLLVLVVGRWLARWEKAPLKEAVFSGLRPAVVGLIGSAVWVVGRGALLDHPPEALRIPLGPGVDGISLLIAAAAFLVFRTLRLHPVWVILGGAAAGMLVGLMVPGWGG encoded by the coding sequence ATGAGTGAGGTGTGGGGGCTTTTCGTCTCGTTTTTCAAGATAGGGGCGTTCGCCTTCGGGGGGGGATACGCCATGATCCCCCTCATCGCCTCCGAGGTGGAGGGGCACGGGTGGCTTTCCGCGCGTGTCTTCGCCGACGTGGTGGCGATCGCGGAGATGACGCCGGGGCCGGTGGCGATCAACATGGCGACGTTCGTGGGGTTCAGGGTGGCGGGGGTGCCGGGTGCCCTGGTGGCCACCGTGGGGGTGGTGCTGCCCTCGTTCCTCCTCGTGCTGGTGGTGGGAAGGTGGCTCGCGCGATGGGAGAAGGCCCCGCTCAAGGAGGCGGTCTTCTCGGGTCTCAGACCCGCGGTGGTGGGGCTCATCGGGTCGGCTGTGTGGGTGGTAGGCAGGGGGGCTCTCCTCGACCATCCGCCCGAGGCGCTGCGGATTCCCCTCGGTCCGGGTGTCGACGGGATCTCGCTGCTCATCGCGGCGGCGGCGTTCCTGGTCTTCAGGACCCTGCGCCTCCACCCCGTCTGGGTGATCCTCGGGGGAGCGGCGGCGGGTATGTTGGTGGGCTTGATGGTGCCGGGGTGG
- a CDS encoding PAS domain-containing protein, whose amino-acid sequence MGEEYAMTSSRGGGEISSLEESLEEVSLDMGAPGASLCLTITYELQEIARWEAPDAVTLLDALLLSTDEGRFWIEGFELRNFTHLSILDGRIHLYPLKVGGFLYGILAVDSPSHPEAFLSHKSRYEQAWFSALPWERIFTPGFRLDIAKNLLPSLRTGLLYLDVRTRSIDLHLPGSSTSPSTSLTLSEPEFLATVEPDARKSLEEFLAAPHDTFHGRFSFPGRGRTSFLVIPLPVQGRILPFLLLDVHAETLYFESLQEQRRLFTSVLDSFTDYILVTDSDRRILYANTAFETWAYLLEGRPLPSLVGKPISLVSRAIDAHLRPLLEEAEKSDTVILREISWQHRAEEITTEVTIFPLHKDYETARWLIILHNITHRKRTERLLSQQKQFYRQMLEALPIGVYTLDPLSDYTVSLWNPYMERITGVPRQKALGVPETRLFPPPLSEELEVLNRKILEDPLTRVLVPSMEVEFPHQEESRIVKVQKRGVLTPEGELDHILVLLEDITEQRRTEEELERYRNHLEEEVARKSAELARAAMEMDAILRSTESVAICSMDRDLRIQIFNPTLARLSRMYFKRPPRREMRFTDLFPTRTMQRQVETAVSRVLSGQTFTTRFSVSRRNLLPLHLEVVISPKRNEGGEILGATVIAMDITQRATVERQMRLFKAIADTAPYGTVIIDANHTIVYANPYMARIHGYRLEEVMGQHLSIFHTEEQYEKLIEELTRAEDVGVMPSQEIWHVYQGQLPFPMLTTATFIKDEEGHVTYIGIVSLDMSLQKEAEQKLKEAKEEAERAMRAKSEFLANMSHEIRTPLNAIIGFTDLLASSFPSGKEASYLDAIRSSGKNLLMLINDILDLSKIEAGKMTLSYSPVDLRSFIEEIANIFRTQVEHKGLSFILDYAPALPPTVEIDELRLRQVLFNLIGNAIKFTEQGHVKVQVRGSLHTEESKVDLTISVEDTGIGIRPEEREAIFQSFHQSSGQDTRKYGGTGLGLTISKRLVEMMGGTISVESEYGKGTTFTVNIPDLTCSTERMVSATEETGGDVPMYEGKVILVVDDKDLNRTLLKEYLAPTGATVIEASNGQEALSRAEAHPPDLILMDIRMPVMDGLSFIKEYYRDPSHRNIPVIALTASVLKERHEEFLRNGFVEVLTKPIQKDALFSTLRSFLPTETSRTAAPPPPREEHLEFTAEDLARRAQILSLYDREIAPLLEEAKETWLNTTLEELGSRAKEAGTRIGSPFLSGWGASLEEAVQSFNIHRIRTLIKEFEEKIGRLKEESL is encoded by the coding sequence ATGGGAGAAGAGTATGCCATGACCTCCTCCCGCGGGGGGGGAGAGATATCCTCACTCGAGGAGAGCCTCGAAGAAGTCTCCCTGGACATGGGGGCACCGGGGGCAAGCCTCTGTCTCACTATCACCTATGAACTCCAGGAGATCGCCCGGTGGGAGGCCCCCGATGCGGTCACCCTTCTGGACGCGCTCCTCCTCTCCACCGACGAAGGCAGGTTCTGGATAGAGGGCTTCGAACTCAGGAACTTCACCCATCTGTCCATCCTGGACGGGCGCATACACCTCTACCCCCTCAAGGTGGGAGGATTCCTCTACGGCATCCTCGCGGTCGACAGCCCCTCGCATCCCGAGGCCTTCCTCTCCCATAAATCGAGGTACGAACAGGCCTGGTTCTCCGCCCTTCCCTGGGAACGGATATTCACCCCCGGGTTCCGTCTCGATATCGCGAAAAACCTCCTCCCCTCACTCCGGACAGGGCTCCTCTATCTGGACGTCCGGACCCGTTCGATCGATCTCCACCTCCCGGGATCCTCGACGAGCCCTTCCACGTCCCTCACCCTCTCCGAACCGGAATTCCTCGCCACCGTGGAACCCGATGCCCGGAAGTCCCTCGAGGAGTTCCTCGCCGCTCCCCACGACACCTTCCACGGACGCTTCTCCTTCCCGGGAAGGGGCCGCACCTCTTTCCTCGTCATACCCCTCCCGGTGCAGGGCCGGATCCTCCCCTTCCTCCTCCTCGACGTACACGCCGAGACCCTCTACTTCGAGTCACTGCAGGAACAGCGGAGGCTCTTCACCTCGGTATTGGATTCCTTCACCGACTACATTCTGGTGACGGACAGCGACAGGCGTATCCTCTACGCCAACACGGCCTTCGAGACCTGGGCCTACCTCCTGGAAGGACGCCCTCTCCCCAGCCTGGTCGGCAAGCCCATCTCCCTCGTCTCGAGGGCCATCGATGCCCACCTCCGCCCCCTTTTGGAGGAGGCGGAGAAGAGCGACACGGTGATCCTCAGGGAGATCTCCTGGCAGCACAGGGCGGAAGAGATCACGACCGAGGTCACCATATTCCCCCTCCACAAGGACTACGAGACCGCACGGTGGCTCATCATACTTCACAACATCACCCACCGGAAACGCACCGAACGTCTCCTCAGCCAGCAGAAGCAGTTCTATCGCCAGATGCTGGAGGCCCTCCCCATAGGGGTCTATACCCTCGATCCGCTCAGCGACTACACCGTCTCCCTGTGGAATCCCTACATGGAACGGATCACAGGAGTCCCCCGGCAGAAGGCCCTGGGAGTCCCCGAGACCCGACTCTTCCCTCCCCCTCTCTCCGAGGAGCTCGAAGTCCTCAACCGGAAGATACTCGAGGATCCCCTCACCCGGGTCCTCGTCCCCTCGATGGAAGTCGAGTTCCCCCACCAGGAGGAGTCCCGCATCGTGAAGGTGCAGAAGCGAGGTGTCCTCACCCCCGAAGGTGAGCTCGACCACATTCTGGTCCTCCTGGAAGACATCACCGAACAGCGACGGACGGAGGAGGAACTCGAACGATACCGCAACCACCTGGAGGAGGAGGTCGCGCGGAAGAGCGCGGAGCTCGCGCGGGCCGCCATGGAGATGGACGCCATCCTCCGGAGCACCGAGTCGGTGGCCATCTGTTCCATGGACAGGGATCTGCGCATCCAGATCTTCAACCCCACCCTCGCCCGACTGTCTCGCATGTACTTCAAGAGACCTCCTCGGAGGGAGATGCGCTTTACCGATCTGTTCCCCACGAGGACCATGCAGAGGCAGGTGGAGACGGCCGTCTCCCGGGTTCTCTCGGGTCAGACATTCACCACCCGCTTTTCCGTCTCCAGGAGGAACCTCCTCCCCCTCCACCTGGAGGTGGTCATCTCTCCCAAACGGAACGAGGGGGGAGAGATCCTCGGTGCCACGGTGATCGCCATGGACATCACCCAGCGGGCCACCGTGGAACGCCAGATGCGGCTCTTCAAGGCCATAGCCGACACCGCACCCTACGGGACCGTGATCATCGACGCCAACCACACCATCGTCTACGCCAATCCCTACATGGCCCGGATCCACGGCTACAGGCTGGAAGAAGTGATGGGTCAACACCTCTCCATCTTCCACACCGAGGAGCAGTACGAGAAGCTCATCGAGGAACTCACCAGGGCGGAGGACGTGGGAGTGATGCCCTCCCAGGAGATATGGCACGTCTATCAGGGACAGCTTCCTTTCCCCATGCTCACGACCGCCACATTCATCAAGGACGAAGAGGGGCACGTCACCTACATAGGAATCGTGTCCCTCGACATGAGCCTCCAGAAAGAGGCCGAACAGAAGCTCAAGGAAGCCAAGGAGGAAGCGGAGCGGGCGATGCGGGCCAAGAGTGAGTTCCTCGCCAACATGAGCCACGAGATCCGAACCCCGCTCAACGCCATCATCGGCTTCACCGACCTCCTCGCCTCCTCCTTCCCCTCGGGGAAGGAAGCCTCCTACCTCGACGCCATAAGATCCAGCGGCAAGAACCTCCTCATGCTCATCAACGACATCCTCGACCTCTCCAAGATAGAAGCCGGCAAGATGACCCTCTCCTACAGCCCTGTCGACCTGCGTTCCTTCATCGAGGAAATAGCCAACATCTTCCGGACCCAAGTGGAGCACAAGGGCCTCTCCTTCATCCTCGACTACGCCCCTGCCCTCCCTCCCACCGTGGAGATCGACGAACTCAGACTCAGGCAGGTCCTCTTCAACCTCATAGGCAACGCCATCAAGTTCACCGAACAGGGCCATGTGAAGGTCCAGGTGAGAGGGAGCCTTCATACCGAAGAATCGAAGGTGGACCTCACCATCTCCGTGGAAGACACCGGCATAGGCATACGACCGGAGGAGAGAGAGGCCATCTTCCAGTCCTTCCACCAGAGCTCGGGCCAGGATACCCGCAAATACGGGGGCACGGGACTCGGACTCACGATCTCGAAGCGCCTCGTGGAGATGATGGGCGGGACCATCTCCGTGGAAAGCGAGTACGGGAAGGGAACCACCTTCACCGTGAATATTCCCGATCTCACCTGCTCCACCGAGCGGATGGTGTCCGCCACCGAGGAAACCGGGGGAGACGTCCCGATGTACGAAGGGAAGGTCATCCTGGTGGTCGATGACAAGGATCTCAACCGCACCCTTCTCAAGGAATACCTCGCGCCCACAGGGGCAACCGTCATCGAAGCCTCGAATGGGCAAGAGGCCCTCTCCCGAGCCGAGGCCCACCCTCCCGACCTCATCCTCATGGACATCAGGATGCCTGTGATGGACGGCCTCAGTTTCATCAAGGAATACTACAGAGATCCTTCCCATCGGAACATACCGGTGATCGCCCTCACCGCCTCGGTCCTCAAAGAGCGGCACGAGGAATTCCTGAGGAACGGGTTCGTCGAAGTCCTCACCAAGCCGATCCAGAAGGACGCCCTCTTCTCGACCTTGAGATCCTTCCTCCCGACGGAAACGAGTCGCACCGCGGCTCCCCCTCCCCCGCGGGAGGAGCATCTCGAGTTCACGGCCGAAGACCTCGCACGAAGGGCGCAGATCCTCTCCCTCTACGATCGGGAGATCGCTCCCCTTCTCGAAGAGGCGAAAGAGACATGGCTCAACACCACCCTGGAGGAACTCGGCTCCAGGGCAAAAGAGGCGGGAACGCGAATCGGCTCACCTTTTCTCTCGGGGTGGGGTGCATCCCTGGAGGAAGCGGTACAGAGCTTCAACATACATCGGATACGCACCCTTATAAAGGAGTTTGAAGAGAAGATCGGACGATTGAAGGAGGAATCCCTATGA
- a CDS encoding chromate transporter encodes MWKRGGLSVNGAVTGKARLFLTFFSIGAVTFGGGYAMIPLIQRDLCERKRWLEEKEMLDILAAAQSVPGAVAINTASLVGMRLAGVGGALAAMLGMVLPSFLVILLVAGVLYRFVHVELVGHAFAGMRAVVLGLLASVVLSVGRSTVKDAWSGVIAVGAVVCVVVLGVHPVLVLLGAGVLGLLASLWRTGRRSDE; translated from the coding sequence ATGTGGAAGAGAGGAGGGCTCAGCGTGAATGGTGCCGTGACGGGAAAGGCCCGGCTCTTTCTCACCTTCTTCTCCATAGGGGCGGTCACGTTCGGGGGAGGGTACGCGATGATCCCCCTCATCCAGCGAGACCTGTGTGAGCGTAAGCGGTGGCTCGAGGAGAAGGAAATGCTCGATATCCTTGCCGCAGCCCAGTCGGTCCCGGGGGCGGTGGCGATCAATACCGCCTCGTTGGTGGGGATGCGCCTGGCCGGGGTCGGGGGTGCGCTCGCCGCGATGCTCGGTATGGTGCTCCCCTCGTTCCTCGTGATCCTGCTGGTGGCGGGCGTGCTCTATCGGTTCGTACATGTGGAGCTGGTGGGACATGCGTTCGCCGGGATGCGGGCGGTGGTGCTCGGGCTCCTCGCATCCGTGGTGCTCTCGGTGGGAAGGAGCACGGTGAAGGATGCGTGGAGCGGGGTGATCGCGGTGGGCGCGGTGGTGTGTGTGGTGGTGCTGGGGGTGCACCCGGTACTCGTGCTCCTGGGCGCAGGCGTCCTGGGGCTTCTCGCTTCGTTGTGGCGGACGGGGAGGCGCTCGGATGAGTGA